One part of the Coffea eugenioides isolate CCC68of chromosome 10, Ceug_1.0, whole genome shotgun sequence genome encodes these proteins:
- the LOC113749789 gene encoding glutathione transferase GST 23-like, producing the protein MAGEGVKLLGYWGSPFALRVRSALKLKGIEYEYQEEDLGNKSPLLLQSNPVYKKIPVLLHNGKSISESLVILEYIDEVWKHNPLLPEDPYERARSRFWAKFVDEKCVPALVGTISKVGEELEKGAREAREHLKTLESGLDGKRCFGGTKIGFADVAIGWIAYLARIEQEALKIQLIDQQNMPVLAAWIDYVLEDPVMKELMPPHDKVFKHMIDMREKLIAVVSN; encoded by the exons ATGGCAGGAGAGGGTGTCAAATTGCTGGGATACTGGGGAAGCCCTTTTGCACTCAGGGTTAGGTCGGCATTGAAACTCAAAGGCATTGAATATGAGTACCAAGAAGAAGATCTTGGAAACAAGAGCCCCCTGCTCTTGCAGAGCAATCCTGTTTATAAGAAGATTCCAGTTCTGCTGCACAACGGGAAATCAATATCAGAATCCCttgtaatactcgagtatatcgatgAAGTTTGGAAGCATAATCCACTCCTCCCTGAAGATCCTTATGAAAGGGCTAGATCGCGCTTTTGGGCCAAATTTGTTGATGAGAAG TGTGTGCCTGCACTGGTAGGAACAATCTCCAAAGTCGGGGAGGAGCTGGAAAAGGGTGCAAGAGAAGCTCGTGAACATCTGAAGACCCTAGAAAGTGGACTGGATGGGAAACGCTGTTTTGGAGGCACGAAGATAGGTTTTGCAGATGTTGCTATTGGCTGGATTGCATACTTGGCTAGAATTGAGCAGGAAGCTTTAAAGATACAACTCATTGATCAGCAAAATATGCCTGTGCTCGCTGCATGGATTGATTACGTTCTTGAAGATCCAGTCATGAAAGAATTAATGCCACCTCACGACAAAGTGTTCAAGCACATGATAGATATGCGTGAGAAGTTGATAGCAGTTGTATCAAATTGA